In Halorhabdus tiamatea SARL4B, a genomic segment contains:
- a CDS encoding ICP22 family protein codes for MIDAVPLQVSVRASTVLDAAAEIGGLAVVAAAVAGGLAITYRWYARERVSNPPAVLVALATVALLLNAMTALGEVMYGATTLSVKAAAFNVSALAAGTVAALVGITVGDHLAKTVLGGTDQVALDDSVSRVVRAVGRVITVELPAEIDDVPGYDPVDAETKATLEAKTFVFPRGLTVQELRDRLTRRLREDYRVGHVDIEIDDDGAVTHLGLGARAAGIGPTLPPESAAMAVRADPAYAASAGDLVQVWERDPKRRLLNAEVRGTAGEIVTLAIDAADASKLSSEERYKLVTLPIEERDDRELTELLRAADETLGVVEIADGSSLAGVPVGALAVTVVAIHAGGPDDRIEALPASDRVLSGGDSVYVIARPDAIRRIESAGTVESVGEGASASSTISDVRASHPVESAQPVDDAGSVDEQSTTGSGEGATETDGEQRQGPSGTADPASDSGDDEPEPIESAGTDGVTEQSPTGGNKSDDQSAQGGTSMSEHSDETGGVTEETPEATGETTEDTGKRTGDTGDAVDKPNGDERA; via the coding sequence GTGATCGACGCCGTCCCGTTGCAGGTGTCCGTCAGGGCGAGCACCGTGCTGGATGCCGCCGCCGAGATCGGCGGCCTCGCAGTCGTCGCCGCGGCGGTGGCCGGTGGCCTCGCGATCACGTATCGCTGGTACGCTCGCGAACGGGTCTCGAACCCGCCGGCGGTACTCGTCGCCCTCGCAACGGTCGCACTCTTGCTCAACGCCATGACTGCACTCGGGGAAGTCATGTACGGAGCCACCACACTAAGTGTCAAGGCCGCAGCGTTCAACGTGAGCGCACTCGCGGCCGGGACCGTCGCGGCCCTGGTCGGAATCACCGTGGGCGATCACCTGGCAAAGACCGTTCTCGGTGGGACCGATCAGGTCGCACTCGACGATTCGGTGAGTCGGGTCGTCAGAGCCGTCGGTCGGGTCATCACTGTCGAACTCCCGGCAGAGATCGACGACGTGCCCGGGTACGATCCTGTCGACGCCGAGACGAAGGCGACCCTCGAGGCGAAGACGTTCGTCTTCCCGCGTGGTCTCACTGTCCAGGAATTGCGCGACCGCCTGACCCGCCGTTTGCGGGAAGACTACCGCGTCGGCCACGTCGACATCGAGATCGACGACGACGGGGCCGTCACCCACCTCGGACTCGGCGCTCGTGCCGCGGGGATCGGCCCGACGCTGCCGCCCGAGAGCGCTGCGATGGCGGTTCGGGCCGATCCCGCCTACGCGGCCAGTGCCGGCGACCTGGTGCAGGTGTGGGAGCGCGACCCCAAGCGCCGACTGCTGAACGCCGAGGTCCGCGGGACGGCGGGCGAGATCGTCACGCTCGCGATCGACGCCGCCGACGCCTCGAAGTTGTCGAGCGAGGAACGATACAAACTCGTTACCCTCCCGATCGAGGAACGCGACGACCGAGAGTTGACCGAACTACTTCGGGCCGCCGACGAGACGCTCGGCGTCGTCGAGATCGCCGACGGGAGTTCACTGGCTGGGGTGCCGGTCGGAGCGCTCGCCGTCACGGTCGTCGCGATCCACGCCGGTGGGCCGGACGATCGCATCGAGGCACTGCCGGCCAGTGACCGCGTCCTCTCGGGTGGCGACTCGGTGTACGTCATCGCCCGTCCCGACGCGATCCGCCGGATCGAGTCGGCCGGCACTGTCGAAAGCGTTGGCGAGGGAGCGTCCGCATCGAGCACCATCTCCGACGTCCGTGCGTCCCACCCTGTCGAGTCGGCCCAGCCAGTCGACGATGCTGGTTCCGTGGACGAGCAGTCGACCACCGGATCGGGCGAGGGAGCCACTGAAACCGACGGTGAGCAGCGCCAAGGGCCGAGCGGAACGGCTGACCCAGCAAGCGATTCTGGGGACGACGAACCCGAGCCCATCGAGTCGGCGGGCACTGACGGCGTGACCGAACAGTCACCTACCGGAGGGAACAAATCGGACGACCAATCAGCGCAGGGAGGCACGTCGATGTCGGAGCATTCCGATGAGACGGGTGGGGTGACCGAAGAGACGCCGGAAGCCACGGGAGAAACGACGGAGGATACTGGCAAGAGGACGGGGGACACCGGGGACGCGGTTGACAAACCCAACGGGGACGAACGCGCCTGA
- a CDS encoding potassium channel family protein → MPSLPVALLFGVYLGVLTGIIPALVAWTLGFLFKYLTGVTLPGFGVVVLGVALAGVNGGLLALADPSITGSANAPTILVALLVIMMMVLYAHSKGDQLGAEMPRKLSLRTLGERTLALDLIESVGGNEVRVRVAGEVADVEGYPPLPEDLRAEIRAGEWTFPADLDLPALENRLAERLTNEYDLGDVSVAIDERGRATVAGAPPFSGLSKRVESGKRAVSVDALVPTGLARGDVVTVVTADTQVRGTVLSARSAREGSEPAESADELPTSSSETEKRLLESVRAPTTTGGDGQVTVAVGRTDAEAVLRSDRATVIVEARGTRREYALISLLRRAGKRFRRVTVRAGGDLEGETLGTAGFRDRFGVVVLAARDTGGWEFDPPGDHSLAPGTELYAVGTRDGLTELEGTIA, encoded by the coding sequence ATGCCATCGCTGCCGGTCGCACTACTCTTTGGCGTCTACCTGGGTGTGCTCACCGGGATCATCCCGGCATTGGTCGCCTGGACGCTCGGATTCCTGTTCAAGTACCTCACCGGCGTCACGCTGCCGGGATTCGGTGTGGTCGTCCTCGGGGTCGCACTGGCTGGCGTCAACGGCGGGCTGCTCGCGCTCGCGGACCCGTCGATCACTGGCTCCGCGAACGCGCCGACGATCCTGGTCGCTTTGCTCGTGATCATGATGATGGTACTTTACGCCCACAGCAAGGGTGACCAGCTCGGCGCGGAGATGCCGCGGAAGCTCTCGTTGCGGACACTCGGCGAGCGGACGCTCGCCCTCGATCTGATCGAGTCCGTCGGCGGCAACGAGGTCCGCGTGCGGGTGGCCGGGGAGGTTGCCGACGTCGAGGGATACCCGCCGCTGCCCGAGGACCTCCGCGCGGAGATCCGGGCGGGCGAGTGGACGTTTCCGGCCGACCTCGACTTGCCGGCGCTGGAGAACCGACTGGCCGAACGATTGACCAACGAATACGACCTCGGTGACGTCTCGGTCGCCATCGACGAGCGCGGCCGGGCGACCGTCGCTGGCGCGCCGCCGTTCTCGGGGCTCTCGAAACGCGTCGAATCCGGCAAGCGGGCAGTCTCCGTCGACGCGCTGGTGCCGACCGGCCTCGCTCGCGGCGACGTGGTGACGGTCGTGACGGCCGACACGCAGGTCCGGGGTACCGTCCTGAGCGCGCGCTCCGCACGCGAAGGAAGCGAGCCAGCCGAGTCGGCCGACGAACTCCCGACATCGTCGTCCGAGACTGAGAAACGACTCCTCGAATCGGTCCGCGCGCCGACGACGACAGGTGGCGACGGCCAGGTTACGGTCGCAGTCGGTCGGACCGACGCGGAGGCCGTACTCCGGTCGGATCGGGCGACGGTCATCGTCGAGGCGCGCGGGACTCGCCGGGAGTACGCCCTGATCTCGCTGCTCCGGCGGGCGGGCAAACGGTTCCGCCGGGTGACCGTCCGGGCCGGCGGCGACCTCGAAGGCGAGACGCTGGGCACCGCCGGGTTCCGGGATCGGTTCGGCGTCGTCGTGCTCGCAGCCAGAGATACGGGCGGCTGGGAGTTCGATCCACCGGGAGATCACTCGCTCGCTCCCGGGACTGAACTGTACGCGGTCGGGACGCGTGACGGACTCACGGAACTCGAGGGGACGATCGCGTGA
- a CDS encoding NAD-binding protein — MEERRGWLGPKLPIHLASAVAILSVVTGLLNVGTASIAGPIAEIVPSAIQQTAGFTGSLTGFLMLVSAYGLRRRLRVAWFSTIVLLPVTAFQGLVQSAVVSVPLVVLSVLAVAPLLVNYRRFDRQIDLSIGQLAALAALVGTLIYGTVGTYALRDDFGGVETLTDALYYTVVTASTVGYGDVIPSGSDGARLFALSVVVLGTASFALALGSLIGPMIQARFARALGTMTRSQLDQLENHVLVAGYGDLTEPILEELQTETDFIVITPDGDAATGLGNRDINAIVGDPSDDEPLRRAGIERARAVLVATNDDAQDALAILTARQLNPDARIVAAATDRDNIEKLRRAGADSVISPAVIGGHLLVQSAMGGEGMESIADRLLAVENDDDL; from the coding sequence ATGGAAGAGCGACGAGGCTGGCTCGGCCCGAAGCTACCGATCCACCTCGCGTCGGCCGTCGCGATCCTCTCGGTCGTGACGGGGCTACTCAACGTCGGGACGGCCTCGATCGCAGGCCCGATCGCCGAGATAGTTCCATCCGCAATCCAGCAGACTGCTGGCTTTACTGGCTCGCTGACCGGCTTTCTGATGCTCGTCTCGGCGTATGGCTTGCGACGACGGTTGCGGGTCGCGTGGTTCTCCACAATCGTCCTGTTGCCCGTTACGGCCTTTCAGGGACTCGTCCAGTCGGCCGTCGTCTCGGTGCCGCTGGTGGTCCTTTCGGTACTTGCCGTGGCGCCACTGCTGGTGAATTACCGGCGATTCGACCGCCAGATCGACCTCTCGATCGGCCAGTTGGCCGCCCTCGCCGCGCTCGTCGGTACTCTGATTTATGGAACCGTCGGTACCTACGCGTTACGCGATGACTTCGGCGGTGTCGAAACGCTTACCGATGCCCTCTATTATACGGTCGTCACCGCTTCGACCGTCGGCTACGGCGACGTGATCCCCTCCGGCTCTGACGGCGCGCGGCTGTTCGCGCTGTCGGTCGTCGTCCTCGGGACGGCGTCGTTTGCCCTCGCGCTCGGCTCGCTCATCGGCCCGATGATCCAGGCCAGGTTCGCCCGCGCACTCGGAACCATGACACGCTCACAACTCGACCAGCTCGAGAACCACGTCCTCGTGGCTGGATACGGCGACCTCACCGAACCGATCCTTGAAGAACTCCAGACCGAGACTGACTTCATCGTCATTACGCCGGATGGCGATGCCGCGACCGGCCTCGGCAATCGCGACATCAACGCGATCGTCGGCGATCCGAGCGACGACGAGCCGCTGCGACGGGCCGGCATCGAACGTGCCCGTGCTGTCCTGGTAGCGACCAACGACGACGCCCAGGACGCCCTCGCGATCCTCACAGCCAGACAGCTCAACCCCGACGCGCGGATCGTCGCCGCCGCGACCGATCGAGACAACATCGAGAAACTCCGGCGGGCCGGCGCGGACTCAGTCATCAGCCCGGCTGTCATCGGCGGTCACCTTCTTGTCCAGTCGGCGATGGGCGGCGAGGGCATGGAATCGATCGCCGATCGATTGCTTGCAGTCGAGAACGACGACGACCTCTGA
- a CDS encoding HPP family protein, with amino-acid sequence MSGRPGSAYRGVRRRMRYRAGAFRRWVEHTRNLVHLSVLFAIPVLMGVVTWLSNALDVLPYLLFPPLAAGSYSLFTNPESPASSPRRFVGGLTAGALCGWIALAVTARYWYAVPPGEYQVHGGAVALGLFLTGTVTWILNLREASAYSTALLVHVTGTAQIEYVLSVFLSASLVAVVFVAWREGVYENRADLLYDSVRGDDRVLVPLLGEDADATAMFAARLAAAHDAGKVVLLDIVDDETVASVERELLDTDAPASHDWVSMEADPSLTPSDRETLEAADFDAETLDAIAERHAVSAAADRLEADAARIETKIGVPCDVIVAADGEIPVATISRTAREANCDLIAVPYQERHGGLSPTIKQLFVGDIDVLVHRSQDGRTRWRRILVPVRTRGVAHSMIDFATRLAGPTGHISVCHCIDTERDRREAEELLADIVEPFAGRIETRVAADDLRSFLAENAAGYDLVIVGSSQDRSPTSRFISPPTFERLEDVDTDVAIVDRNYVDDRT; translated from the coding sequence ATGAGCGGTCGTCCGGGGTCGGCCTATCGCGGCGTGCGACGGCGCATGCGGTATCGCGCCGGTGCGTTCCGTCGCTGGGTCGAACATACGCGGAATCTCGTCCACCTCTCGGTGCTGTTTGCCATCCCGGTGTTGATGGGTGTGGTGACGTGGTTGTCGAACGCGCTGGACGTGCTTCCGTATCTCCTGTTTCCACCGTTGGCCGCCGGCTCGTACTCGCTGTTTACGAACCCGGAGAGTCCAGCGTCCTCGCCACGCCGATTCGTGGGCGGCCTGACCGCCGGCGCGTTGTGTGGCTGGATCGCGCTCGCCGTGACCGCGCGCTACTGGTATGCTGTTCCCCCTGGAGAGTACCAGGTACATGGCGGTGCCGTCGCACTCGGGCTTTTTCTGACCGGGACCGTCACGTGGATCCTGAACCTGCGTGAGGCGTCAGCGTACTCGACGGCACTACTCGTCCACGTCACCGGGACGGCACAGATCGAGTACGTCCTGAGCGTCTTCCTCTCGGCGTCGCTGGTAGCCGTCGTCTTCGTCGCCTGGCGCGAGGGCGTCTACGAGAACCGGGCAGACCTCCTCTACGATTCGGTACGTGGCGACGACCGGGTGCTGGTCCCGTTGCTTGGAGAGGATGCCGACGCGACGGCGATGTTCGCCGCCCGACTCGCCGCCGCTCACGACGCAGGAAAGGTCGTCTTGCTCGACATCGTCGACGACGAGACTGTCGCCAGTGTCGAGCGCGAACTGCTCGATACTGATGCACCCGCCAGCCACGACTGGGTTTCGATGGAGGCCGATCCGTCGTTGACTCCGAGTGATCGAGAGACTCTCGAAGCGGCCGACTTCGATGCGGAGACCCTCGACGCAATCGCCGAGCGACACGCTGTCTCGGCGGCCGCTGATCGCCTCGAAGCGGACGCCGCACGGATCGAGACGAAGATCGGCGTCCCGTGTGACGTCATCGTCGCTGCCGACGGCGAAATCCCCGTAGCGACGATTTCGCGCACTGCCAGGGAAGCGAACTGTGACCTGATCGCCGTTCCCTACCAGGAGCGCCACGGCGGACTCTCGCCGACGATCAAACAACTGTTCGTCGGCGATATCGACGTGTTGGTCCACCGGTCCCAGGACGGCCGAACGCGGTGGCGGCGTATCCTCGTCCCGGTTCGGACGAGGGGCGTCGCCCACAGCATGATCGATTTCGCGACTCGCCTCGCCGGTCCGACTGGCCACATCAGCGTCTGTCACTGTATCGATACCGAACGTGACCGCCGGGAGGCCGAGGAGTTACTCGCCGACATCGTCGAACCGTTCGCCGGGCGGATCGAAACCCGGGTCGCAGCCGACGATCTCCGGTCGTTCCTTGCGGAGAATGCGGCTGGCTACGATCTGGTGATTGTCGGATCGAGCCAGGACCGGTCACCGACGTCGCGGTTCATCTCGCCGCCGACCTTCGAACGACTCGAGGACGTTGACACCGACGTCGCCATCGTGGATCGAAACTACGTCGACGACCGGACGTGA